AGTTGCCGGTCCCGGGTCAGCGCGGGGCGGGTGGCTTCGATCCGGGCGGCGATCACGGCTGCGGCCTGTGTGGCGTCGAGCTCCGCGATGATCGCGGCTGCCCCCGCGATCTCCTCGCGGTGCTCGAGAATCTGTTCCGCGATCAGCTCGATGATTCGCCGGATCTCCTCGTTCTCTCTCATGAGGAGGTCCGCGATCTCGTTGTTGACCTCGACGACTTCCATCGGCTCGAGAAAAACGGATGCGCCGGAACCGGAACGCTCGTGAAGGATTCCGGGGACGTCGGCGCGCCGCTCGGACCGGACCGGGATGCAGTAGCGATCGCCTCGTATCGTGACGATCGGCTCCTGCACCGAGGCCGCCTTCCGTTTCATCAGGTCGTTCAGGACGGTCTGGGCTTCGTTTCGGCGCGAATGAACCTGGGACCGGAGGCGCCGGAGCTCGGGGGTGGCGTCTTCGCGAAGCTTTCCGTCTCTGGTGAAGAACCGGCCGACGACGCGAAGGAGCTCGTCGAACTGTGGAATCGAACGGCCTGTTTCGGTCAGCAGAGGGACCTCGAGCGCGGTTCGGGTGAGCGCTTCCCGGACGGCGTGGAAGGACCGGACTGTTCGAACGACCATCCAGCCGCTCTCCAGATCGATGGCCGATCGCTCGAGAATCGAATCGAGATCGTCGATTCCCGAGAGGGGGAGCAGGCCGTCCCCCGCGATGAAGCGCTGCATCTGGAACAGCCGCTCCTGCAGCAGCTCCGCCTCTTCGAGTCTGGAGGCGGGTCGTCTCGCGAGGAGAGATCGTCTGCCGGCATCCGTCCTGGTCTCGAGAGCGACGAGCCGGAGAACTCTCGGCAGGTCGAGCTGTGCCAGAGAGGGATCGATTTTTCGGGTCATAAAGAAAAGGCTCGCGATTGCGAGCCTCGTCGGTACTCAGTTTTCATTTTCGGGATCAATAGCCCGAAGAGCGGCGCTCCTCGGCGAGCTTGCGAAGCACTTTCTTGCGGGCGGCCATGGCCTTGCGCTTGCGTTTCTCGCTCGGCTTTTCGTAATGCTGGCGCTTCTTGACTTCGGAGAGGAGACCGGATTTCTCGCACTTTCGCTTGAAGCGGCGCAGTGCGTTCTCGAAACTTTCGTCTTCTTTGACGGTGACTACTGGCATGTCTGGTTCACCCCCTCTCCGGCTTTTTCGAGCCCGATCGCTGAGGATCCGGCCCTTCGTTTTGACGGAACGGGACGAGGCGCGCCTCTATTTCAAGAGACAGGGGTCAGGAGACAGGAGCCAGGATCCAGGAGTCAGGAGGCAGGGTTGAAGAGCGAAGCGCTCGTCATTCTGAGCCCGGCGGAGCACGGGCGAAGAATCTGGGCGGGGGATCGTGAACCACCGTTGACGCTCACTCGTCACTTTCTTTCACGAGCCGCCCCCAGATCCTTCGCCGTCCTTCGGCGGCTCAGGATGACAAGCCGTCAGGATTTAGGGAGTCGGTATCGAAGGACGCCCGTCCGCCTCTCCTTAAATCCTTAAATCCTCATATCCTCATATCCTGGCTCCTGCTTCCTGGATCCTGATTCCTGAATCCTGGCTCCTGGCTACCTGGATCCTGCTTCACTCCCACTTCCGGTCGGCCTTCTTCCGGTCGGCCCGGTCGGAGGCGAAGGTCGTGATCATCAGCCAGGAGGCGGCGACGACGGCGATCGAGAAGCCGATCACAGAGAGGCCGTTGTAACCGGCGATCACGAAGCCACCCCCGATCCGCATGGCGAGAGCGGAGGCGACGAGAAGCGCCGCGATCACGAGACCGACGGTGATCCGGTTCGCGATCTTGTGAACACCCTTGAGAAGGTCCTCGATCTGCGAGAGCCGGACATTGACGCCCATCTGGCCCGTGGCGATCCTGTCGAGGATGTCCCTCGACCTTTGCGGGAGCTCGGTGAGAAGGCGATCGGCATCGAGCAGCGCCGTGTAGAAGTTTCGTGGCCTGATCCTCTGGCGAAGCTTCAGCACAGTCAGCTCCTGGGCGTAATCGTGGATGGCGGTGCGGGGGTTGTAGTCGGGGTCGAGCGATCGTGTGACCGTATCGAGATGGAGCAGAGTTTTCGCGAGCATCGAAAGCTCGCTCGGGAGCTTGACCTTGTTGGATGTCGCGACGCGGATCACGCGGAAAAGCATCTGACCGGTGTTGAACCGTCGAGGATCGATTCCCTGACACTCGGTGACGATCGAGGAGACGTCCCGGACGAGATCGTTTCGGTTGAAACCCTCCTGGGGCTCTCCCATTCGAAGGCACGTTTCGGCGACCTCGTCACCCCGGTTGTTGCCCAGCGCCAGAAGCAGCCGCATGACGTAGTCCTGAAAGACGCTGCTGATCTGGCTCACCATGCCAAAGTCGAGGAGGACGACCTTCCCCTCCGAGAGGAAGACGTTGCCCGGATGCGGATCGCTGTGCCAGAAGCCGTCGATGCAGATCTGCTTCATCCAGGCCCTGGTCACGACGTCCGCGAGCGCGGTGTAATCGTGCTCGGTCATGGCGAGCTTCGACATCGAGGAGATCTTCCGGCCTTCGACCATTTCCATGACGAGGACGCGGCGGGTCGTCAGGTCGTCGATCACGGTCGGTATGTAAATCTCCTCGAAGTCGGCCAGGTTGGCCCGCAGGGCGTGAGCATTGGTCGCTTCCTGACGGTAGTCCAACTCGTGGCTGAGAACCCGTCTGAACTCCTCGACGGCCGCCTCGATGTTCATGAGACGCCCCAGTTCCGAGTGGCGCTCCAGTTCCTCGGCGAGATCGTGAAGCGCCTCGAGATCCTCCCTGATCCCGTCTTCGATGTCGGGCCGCTGAACCTTGACGACGACTTCGCGCCCGTCGCGCAATACGGCGCTGTGAACCTGACCGAGCGATGCCGCGGCGATCGGGACGTTGTCGAAGGTGGGAAAGAGCTTCGACAGCCGCACCCCGAGCTCCTCTTCGATGATCTTTTCGACCTCGGCGAATGAAAATGGCTCGAGGTCGTCCTGGAACTCCTCGAGCGCGGCAATGTACTCCGGAGGAACCACGTCGCGCCGGGTGGAGAGGATCTGGCCGAACTTGATGTACGCCGGGCCCATCTCCTTGAGCTGCTTCGCGAAGGACTCGGCCCGGGCCTTTACATCGGGCTCCAGCCGTTCCTCGTCATCGTCGGGCACGATCGTGGTCTGGTCGACTTCGATGGTGAAGTCCTTCCGCCCGTATCGTGTGAAGAGGGACAAAAGACGGGTGTAGCGCCCCGCATGCTTCAGTTTCATGAAGTGCGCGATTCTGCAAGAAAGAAGCCCCTGTTTCAGGCGGCGTTTCACGCCCGGGAGAAGGTTGGAAGTTGGAGGTTGGAGGTTGGAGGTTGGAAGTCGGAAGTCGGAGGTTGGAGCAGCTCGAGCCGCAAACGAGCTTGTGCTCACATCCCGGGAGAGGGTCGGGCCTCCGGCCGGAATTTCCCCCGGGGGAGAATCATTCTGGGTCCACGCAGCGTGGGGCTGTAGCTCAGCTGGGAGAGCGCCTGAATCGCACTCAGGAGGTCGTCGGTTCGATCCCGATCAGCTCCACCAACCTCCCTTCGAAAGACGGTTGGAAGTTGGAGGTTTGAGGTTGGAGGTCAGCGTTAGTGCCTCCTCGTGAGCCTCCGTGGCAAGTTGATGCACGGTAACTCACGATCCCTCGCCCAGATTCTTCGCCCGCGCTCCGCCGGGCTCAGAATGACGAGTGTTGTGTCTGCGCGAAGCGACGATCATGGACGAATGTTTGCTCTCGCGTACCCCACTCCCTCGCCATCTAAGCAAATGATCGACGCTACGCGCCGGTGAAGCGGAAATGAACGTGAAAGTCGGCGCTTCGCTGGGCCTGAATGTACGCATCCTGGAGGTCCCTCGCTTGCCCGCCCGCAGGTACGCCGAATCGAAACAATTCGCAAGCTCGCCGCCCCTCGGGACGACGGGGCGGGTTGAGGGTTTTTTCGAGGTTTCAATCCGGCGTGTGGTCGGTCGTAACCTGCGGCATTCGAAGCCAGACGCCGCGACGATGCAGTCACGTCACAGATCTCCCCGCCCCGTCGTCCCGAGCGGGCGGTCGGGTGGGCAAGCGAGGGACCTTGCAGGGTGGGACATCAGGCCAAGCGAAGCGCTGCAAGTGGGTCGAAGTCCAACAAATTTCGTGGTCGTTTCATTAGGAGCCGCAGGCTCGTGATCAGACGTTTTGCGCCCGAAGGACCTCGAATCACGATTCACCGGGGTTCATCGAAACGATCCGGGGACGAAATCCGTATCAAGAGAGACAAGTTGGAGGCTCGGGGTGGAGGAAAGTGAATTGAATCCTCCAACCTCAAACCTCCAACCTCAAACCCCGAGAAATCGGTTTGGTAAATATTTTGCTCCATGAGAACCCGACCTGGCGTTTGACGGCCCCGGCGGGAACGCGTATTCTGCAGTCACTGTTATTGGGACTGCTTGTCCCTGGGGGCGGAGCGGAGGAAGAAGGAAAAATGAAAGTCAATTATTACCCCGATTCAAAGGGTGCCAAGGGGCGGGGAATCGTCGCATTTCTCGAGGCACACAAAGTACGGCATCAGCTCGTCGAGCCGACGCCGGCTCTTCGCAGGAGAATCTGTGGCGGGGTTGACCTGCCGGCGATCGAGGTGGATGGACGCTTTTTCGTCAACCCGAACAGAGACGCCCTTCGAAAGATCCTCAGAAAGGGTTGAGACCCGATTCTGCGAGTGACGTCATCATGGCCGGAATCGATCTGGCCGGTGCCGGTTTCGACATCAGGTAACCCTGGAGCAGATCACACCCCGCAAGGACGAGGGCCTCGCGCTGCTGCTCGGTCTCGACCCCCTCGGCAACGATCCCGAGCCCGAGCCGGTGTCCCATCGCGATGATAGCCTGAACGATCTCGTTGGCGTCCGCGTTGGTCACCATGTCCTGGATGAAGCTCTGGTCGATCTTGAGCCGGTCGATCGGCAATTTCTGCAGATAGGCCAGCGACGAGTAGCCGGTCCCGAAATCGTCGACTGAAATCTTGACGCCGAGATTGCGCACTGCCGTCAGGGTTGCGATCGACGCGGCCGGATCCTGCATGGCGGTGCTCTCGGTGATCTCGATCTCGAGTCGGGACGGATCGATGCCGGTCTCGGCGATGAGCTCCTCGATCGACTCGGCAAAATCGGAGCGCTGGAGCTGGGACATCGAGACGTTCACCGAGATGCAGAGCTCGGAGAGCGGACCCTCCGACCATTCCACGAGTTGCAGCGCCGCCTTTCGAATGACCCACTGTCCGATCGGAAACATCAGACCGAGATCCTCCGCCACCGTGAGAAACGTCATTGGCGGAATGAGTCCGAGGTCTGGATGATCCCATCGAAGCAGGGCCTCGAAGCCGCGGACTTTGCCCGATGAGGCCTCGTGGATCGTCTGATAGTGGAGAGTCAGCTCTCCCTGCGACACGGCGCGGCGGAGTCCGGTCTCCATCGCGAGTCGCTCCAGGGTCCGGGCGCTGACGCTCGCGTTGAAAGCCTGGATGTTGTTCCGTCCGTTCTCCTTCGCCTGGTACATGGCGGTGTCGGCGTTCTTGAGCAGAAGGTCGGCGTGAGCGCCATCGTCGGGATAGACGGCGACTCCGATGCTCGTGGTCACCGATATCTCGCGGTTCGCAACACTGAATGGATGGCGGATCGCCTCGAGAATTTTCCTCGCGATCCGGATCGCATGCGATGAGGACCCGATCTCGGTGAGAAGAATCGTGAACTCGTCACCACTCAGCCGCGCCACGGTGTCGGTCTCCCGCACGGAAGCGACGAGCCTGCGCGCCACGGCCTGGAGCAGCGCATCGCCGATGTTGTGGCCGAGCGAGTCGTTGATGACCTTGAAGCGATCGAGATCGAGAAAGAGAACCGCGAGATGCGAAGGGGAGCGCTGGGCCTGCGAGAGCGCGACATTGAGCCGGTCTCGGAAGAGGAGACGGTTCGGAAGCTCGGTCAGCGGGTCGTGGTAGGCGAGGTGGCGGATCTGTTCTTCGGCCTGTGCGCGCTCGGTGATGTCGCGGACGATGACGACCATCGAGCCGGTATCCAGCTTCGTGATCGAGACCTCCTGCGTCAGGACGACCCCGCCGACGTTGACGGCGGGCACCTCGCCGCTCCACTGGCTGCTTTCCTCCAGTCTCGGAACGATTTCCCGGGCGAACCGTCGACCCTCGTCACCGGAATAGAGGTCCATCCAGCGCCGTCCCTGAATCTGCTGAGGCGTCTGACCGTACATTCTCGCCAGCGCTGGGTTGGCATACTCGACCCGCCCCAGGACGTCGATGATCGCGATTCCGTCCATCGATGACTCGATCGCGGCCGACTGCATCTCCAGCAGCTCCTCCGCGCGCCGCTTTTCGGTCACGTCGCTGATGATCGAGTAGAGCAGCGTTCGACCCCCGGTCTCGAAGGGTCCCGAGAACACCTCGACGTCCCGAATCTCGCCCGACGCCAGACGGTGTCTGAATGAAAAGAAGCTCCGCTGTCGTTGCGAAGCGCGCTCGAGCTCCTGCCGGATCTCGTCCCGGGTGAGCGTATTGATCTCGTGAATCGTCATTTTTCGCATCGATTCGAGGTCGTAGCCATAAAAATCGAGCGCCGATTCGTTCGCATCCACAATCGCGCCATCCCTCGGATCGAGCACGAGCTGGACTGCCTTGTTGTTCTGGAACATCTGCCGGTAACGGAGCTCGCTGCGGCGCAGAGCTTCCTCGGAGCGTTTCTGCTCGATCGCGATGGCGAGGTGACGCGAAACGAAAACGAGAATGTCCCGGTCCCGCTCGGTGTAGCGAACCTCCTCGTCGTAGCTCTGCAGCCCGATGACACCGATCGTCTCTCCCTCGATCTGAAGTGGGGCTCCGAGCCAGTCGATGCTCGCAGCGCCGACGTCCTCGATCTCATCCTCCTCGACCAGCTGGCGAAAGACTTCCGGTGTGGCGAGGATCGCCTTGCCCGTCCTGAGCACGTAGGCGGTCAGTCCATGGCCGCGCCGGATGACTGGAGGATTCGGGTCGCGCTCGTCCACGAAATAGGGGAAGCGGATCATCCCGTCCGGCTCGCAGAGTGCGATGTAGAGGTTCGCCGCCGGCATCAGCTCCCCCACGATTCCGTGAATCCGCGGGAAAAGCTCGTCGAGCGAGGGTGCCGAACGGGTGACTTCCGAGATCTTGAGCAGACTCGGGAGAAGCGACTCGTCGGAGCGAGTCCGGACCGGCAGGCTCTTGCTCATTACGATGATTTTACCGCGGTTCGTCCTCGGACTCGTGCCCGTCACTCTTTCCGATTGCTCGCATCCGTCGCCAGTTCTCCATCAGGAAAAGACCGGCAATGATCATCAGGAGGAACTGGCTCAGAAGAAGACCGGCGACGAACAGAGCCGCCGAGATCACGATGGAAGTCCATGTCGAGATCCGGAATGCATTGATCGGCGTCGTCACGTAATGGAGTCCGGCGTGAACCGCCTGACCGCCATCCATCGGGTGTGCGGGAATCAGATTGAGGATTCCCCAGTAGACGTTTGCCGCGATCAGATAAGGGAAGAGCACGGCGAGCATCGGATCGGAGGCGAGCGCCGGCGTGAACATCCAGATGAGATAACAGAGACCGGCGAGGACGAAGCCGGCGAGCGGTCCCGCGAGCGAGATGACCAGCTGCTGCCACGGTTTGCGGGGTTGATCATTGTAAGTCGCTCCCCCGAATCCCCCGAGGGTCACGAGACTCGAACCGAGTCCGAGCATCCCGATCGTCGCCGCGTGCCCGAGCTCGTGGACCAGCACCGAGACGAACAGGATCGGAATCCAGAGGAGCGCTTCATGAAGCGGAGCGCCCCCTTCCAGATACATCAGCACGAAGAAGGCCACGAGTATGAGGAAACTGATTTCGAGGCGGATTCGGGTACCGCGGATCGAGCCGAGATCGATCATCGGCGCGTCAGCCGCACCATACGGCGAGAGCCGCGGCCGGGTGGTCGAGTGAATAGCCGTCCCCGTCGGAGACGATTCTGGCCCCGTCGAGCTCCTTCGCGGCCATGTCGTCGAGGGCAACGGTCAGACCATCGATCTCGATCGTGACGTCCCCCTCCACGGGAGCGTCGGCGGATGCGAGCCGGTAACCACTTCCGCCGCAACCGGTCGTGAACGCGATCCGGAGAATGCGCGAATCCAGCTCTTCCCTGAGCTGATCGACCGTCTCGCGATCGGCCTGGATCGAAGGCGTCACGCGCCTCCCTTCACCAGAACGTTCAGCGCGTCCTCGCGCCGGAACCAGTCGGGGTAATGATGGAGCATCTCCCTTTCGCGTTCCAGAAGAGTTGCATGCGAGCGTTTCGTGTGCGCGAGATAACGGTAGAGAACCGGAATCGGGGAGCGGTCGTTGCCGGCGTGCTCGCGAAGCCGGCTCTCGATCGTTCGCTCCCGGCTGATCAGCCACTCGAGCTGTTCCGGGTCGGAGAGCTCTTCCTTCAGGATCTCCTCGAACCGGAGATCCGATCCGAGAGTCACCTTCATCCGTTCGACGTTCTCCTCGAGGTAGTGGATCTCCAGAATGTCGCGAATCGCCCGTTCGTCCTCGGCGAATGATTTGAACAGCCTCGCAAGAATCGGATTGTTGATGTGCTCGGCGAGCTTCTGGAAGGTCTTGTATGCCTCGATCGTGTACTGGAAGTAGAGAGGGAAGAACCGGGCGGTGTCGGCCGGGGGTGCTTCGGTGGCTGTTGCGCTCATTTCGGAAATCCTTTCAATCGATCTCGACTGCGGAAACGACGACGTCGCCTCTCGCGTAGCTCTGACACGCGAGACGGTACGGCCTGCTCATCTCACGACTCTCCTCGACCGGCGACATCGGCGTCAGATTCTCCCATCCTTCGGCGACGTTGAGAAGGCAGGTGCCACATGCCCCGTCGCCACCGCAGATGTGTGTGATCCTGACGCCCGCCCCCAGAGCGGAATCGAGCAACGTTCCGCTCGCACGACATGAAATCGACGTCGTGCCGTCGACGAAGGTGACCGTCGCTGCCATTCTAACCCGCTGATCCCGATTCGACGGCGCGGTGCGCCATGTAGGAGCTGCGAACGAGCGGTCCGGATTCGACGTGATGGAATCCGAGTGCCCGGGCGGCCTCGCCGAGCCGATCGAACTCGTCGGGAGTGTAATAGCGGCGGACGGGATGATTCCTTTCGGAGGGAGCGAGGTACTGGCCCATCGTGAAGATGTCGACTCCCGCTTCGCGGCAGTGCCGCGCAACCTCGAGGATTTCATCCTCGTTCTCTCCCAGGCCGAGCATGATCGACGACTTGGTGAGCATCGGTTCGGATGCCCGGTCCTTCGCCGCGCGAAGGAGATTGAGCGATCGCTGGTACTTCGCGACGGGACGGACCTGACGGTAGAGCCGCGGAACCGTCTCCAGATTGTGGGCGAGGATCGCCGGGCGCGCGGCGATCACGACGTCGAGGGCATCGAGATTCCCTTCCAGGTCCGAGATCAGGACCTCGATCGTCGCACCGGTGCGGCTGCGGACAGCCGAGATCGTGCGCGCGAAATGAGCAGCTCCTCCGTCGGGAAGATCGTCGCGGTTGACCATCGTGATCACGCAGTGCTTCACGCCCATCGCCTCGCACGCCTGTGCCACCCGTTCCGGCTCGTCGTCCTCGACCGCGCGCGGGGTTCCTCGCCCGACCGCGCAGAACGTACAGCGCCGCGTGCAGATGTCGCCCAGAATCATGAAGGTAGCCGTTCCGGCAGACCAGCACTCGTGAATGTTGGGGCAGCGCGCCTCCTGGCAGACGGTGTTGAGGGAGAGATCGTTGATGAGTCCCGCCACGGGAAGCTCGGCCAGGTTGCCGGGAATCCTGATCCGGAGCCAAGGTGGCCGGGTACCGGCCCGTTTGTTCAGAGGTGTCGAGCTCATCGCGTCCGGAAACCGGTAACCGGGGAGCCGGGGGGAGTGTTCCGGGGAGGAAGGTTGGAGGTTGGAGGTTGCCAGTTGCCCGTTGCCGGTTGCCAGTTGCCGGTGCCAGTTGCCGGTTGCGGGTTGCCGGTTGCCGGTTGCCGGTTGCCAGTTGCCAGTTGCCGGTTGCCGGTTGCGGGTTGCCGGTTGCCAGTTGCCAGTTGCCAGTTGCCGGTTGCCGGTTGCCGGTTGCGGGTTGCCGGTTGTCGGCGTGCAACTAGGTTGATGGTTGCCACTCTTGTCCAGGTTGATTGTTACCACCCTCAGATGGCGGCAGGAGCAGTGGGAACGTGGAAAAGGACTGCGGGTGCTCGTCTCTCCGGTCAGCCCGCGCGAGCGGGCAACAGATCTTAGCCCCCGGCTTCAGCCGGGGGACAGAATCTTTCCCAAATTTAGTGTCGAGCCCGCTTCAGCGGGCGACAGAGTGGTAACCATCAACCTATACATATCTGGCCCGGCGGAGCGCGGGCGAAGAATACGGGCGCGGGATCGTGAATCACCGCTCCACGCACTCCGCAATGCGATTCCGGAAACCGGCACCGGCAACCGGTTCGACGTAGAATTCCGCGCATGCTTCGGAAGATCGCACGGAGAGCACGCAATGAGCTGAGACGGCTCTGGAATCGCCCGAAACTGGAAGGGGATCGGATCCACGTCGGCTGTGGGACTGCCGTATTCGAAGGGTGGGTGAACCTCGATCTCCGCCCTCTTCCGGGCGTGATTCCGCACGATGTGCGGGACGGGATTCCGCTCGATCAGCTCGAATTCATCTATGCCGAGCACTTTCTCGAGCACCTCACATGGAACGAAGGGGCTCGATTTCTCAGCGATTGCCGCCGGGCGCTCCGCGACGATGGCGTCCTACGGATCTCGACACCGAACCTCGACTGGGTCTGGGCGATGCAGTATCACCCCTACGAGTGGGAGTCGGCTGATGAACAGATTCGCGATTGCTTCTGGATGAACAAGTCGTTTCGCGGCTGGGGCCATCAGTTCATCTACAATCGTGCGACGCTCGAAGCAGCACTGCGGAAGGCCGGGTTCGCCGAGATCACCCACCATCGCTACGGGGAATCGAATCACGAGCAGTTGCGCGGACGGGAATCCCACGAAACCTACAGGGACACCCCGGAGATCCCGCACGTGATCGTCATGGAGGCGACAGGCCGCGCACAACCGGGGCGAGAAGAGCAGCTCGAGCAGAGCGAAGCGGATTTTCTGGAGGCTGTCGAGGCCTGAAGGATCGGTTGCCGGTTGCCGGTGGTTGGTGCTCAGGGTACGACCCAGGTAAATTTTGACCAGATATGTCTAGGTTGATGGTCACCACCCAGGTGGCGGCAGGATCTGACGGAAATCGAAAACGACGCGAGGATGAGCTCCTTTCCGGCAGCCCGCGCCAGCGGGCGTCAGATCTTAGCCCCCGGCTTCAGCCGGGGGACAGGCTGCGTCCTTAATGGACTGTCGAGCCCGCTTCAGCGGGCGACAGAATGGCCCGAGTCGCGCCTTCAGAAGATCCAGTTCGTGAACCGGTCTACGAATGGGTAGAGGAGAAAGAGCAACGCTCCCATCGCGAGCCCCACGCAGTCCAGGCTGGAAATGATCGTGTCGTCAGCTGAAAGACGCGCAAGTCCCCTCCGACGGTTTCGCTTCACGGGAAATTGCAAAGGAAATTCGGTTCTGTCGCCCGCTGAAGCGGGCTCGACACTAAATTTGGGAAAGCTCCTGTCCCCCGGCTGAAGCCGGGGGCTAAGATCTGTCGCCCGCTGGCGCGGGCTGACCGGAGAGATGAGCCAGTGCCCGCACCCGCTTACCGCGTTCCGACTCGCAGCGCGCGGAGCGCGCCGCGAACGACCAGGCAGGAGCCTGGCGGTCCAAGCTCGAATCGAACACTCCAATCTCCAACCTCCAACCTCAAACCTTCCTCAAACGACGGCCGGGGAGAAGCTCGCGATGATCGATTCGAAGACGCGGAAGCCGTCTGCGCTTCCGAGAATCTTCTCCGAGCGCCGTTCCGGATGCGGCATCAGTCCGAGAACGTTGCGGCCCTCGTTGCAGATCCCCGCAATGTTTCGAGCCGAGCCGTTGGGATTGGCGCTCGCCGTGATCCGCGCTTCCTCGTCGCAGTAGCGGAAGATCACCCGGTCGTTCGCTTCGAGCATGTCGAGCGTCGCTTCGTCGGCGTAGTAGTTTCCCTCGCCGTGAGCCACGACGA
This genomic window from Acidobacteriota bacterium contains:
- the rpsU gene encoding 30S ribosomal protein S21, which produces MPVVTVKEDESFENALRRFKRKCEKSGLLSEVKKRQHYEKPSEKRKRKAMAARKKVLRKLAEERRSSGY
- a CDS encoding AarF/ABC1/UbiB kinase family protein, translating into MKLKHAGRYTRLLSLFTRYGRKDFTIEVDQTTIVPDDDEERLEPDVKARAESFAKQLKEMGPAYIKFGQILSTRRDVVPPEYIAALEEFQDDLEPFSFAEVEKIIEEELGVRLSKLFPTFDNVPIAAASLGQVHSAVLRDGREVVVKVQRPDIEDGIREDLEALHDLAEELERHSELGRLMNIEAAVEEFRRVLSHELDYRQEATNAHALRANLADFEEIYIPTVIDDLTTRRVLVMEMVEGRKISSMSKLAMTEHDYTALADVVTRAWMKQICIDGFWHSDPHPGNVFLSEGKVVLLDFGMVSQISSVFQDYVMRLLLALGNNRGDEVAETCLRMGEPQEGFNRNDLVRDVSSIVTECQGIDPRRFNTGQMLFRVIRVATSNKVKLPSELSMLAKTLLHLDTVTRSLDPDYNPRTAIHDYAQELTVLKLRQRIRPRNFYTALLDADRLLTELPQRSRDILDRIATGQMGVNVRLSQIEDLLKGVHKIANRITVGLVIAALLVASALAMRIGGGFVIAGYNGLSVIGFSIAVVAASWLMITTFASDRADRKKADRKWE
- a CDS encoding EAL domain-containing protein, translated to MSKSLPVRTRSDESLLPSLLKISEVTRSAPSLDELFPRIHGIVGELMPAANLYIALCEPDGMIRFPYFVDERDPNPPVIRRGHGLTAYVLRTGKAILATPEVFRQLVEEDEIEDVGAASIDWLGAPLQIEGETIGVIGLQSYDEEVRYTERDRDILVFVSRHLAIAIEQKRSEEALRRSELRYRQMFQNNKAVQLVLDPRDGAIVDANESALDFYGYDLESMRKMTIHEINTLTRDEIRQELERASQRQRSFFSFRHRLASGEIRDVEVFSGPFETGGRTLLYSIISDVTEKRRAEELLEMQSAAIESSMDGIAIIDVLGRVEYANPALARMYGQTPQQIQGRRWMDLYSGDEGRRFAREIVPRLEESSQWSGEVPAVNVGGVVLTQEVSITKLDTGSMVVIVRDITERAQAEEQIRHLAYHDPLTELPNRLLFRDRLNVALSQAQRSPSHLAVLFLDLDRFKVINDSLGHNIGDALLQAVARRLVASVRETDTVARLSGDEFTILLTEIGSSSHAIRIARKILEAIRHPFSVANREISVTTSIGVAVYPDDGAHADLLLKNADTAMYQAKENGRNNIQAFNASVSARTLERLAMETGLRRAVSQGELTLHYQTIHEASSGKVRGFEALLRWDHPDLGLIPPMTFLTVAEDLGLMFPIGQWVIRKAALQLVEWSEGPLSELCISVNVSMSQLQRSDFAESIEELIAETGIDPSRLEIEITESTAMQDPAASIATLTAVRNLGVKISVDDFGTGYSSLAYLQKLPIDRLKIDQSFIQDMVTNADANEIVQAIIAMGHRLGLGIVAEGVETEQQREALVLAGCDLLQGYLMSKPAPARSIPAMMTSLAESGLNPF
- a CDS encoding (2Fe-2S)-binding protein; amino-acid sequence: MAATVTFVDGTTSISCRASGTLLDSALGAGVRITHICGGDGACGTCLLNVAEGWENLTPMSPVEESREMSRPYRLACQSYARGDVVVSAVEID
- the lipA gene encoding lipoyl synthase; translation: MSSTPLNKRAGTRPPWLRIRIPGNLAELPVAGLINDLSLNTVCQEARCPNIHECWSAGTATFMILGDICTRRCTFCAVGRGTPRAVEDDEPERVAQACEAMGVKHCVITMVNRDDLPDGGAAHFARTISAVRSRTGATIEVLISDLEGNLDALDVVIAARPAILAHNLETVPRLYRQVRPVAKYQRSLNLLRAAKDRASEPMLTKSSIMLGLGENEDEILEVARHCREAGVDIFTMGQYLAPSERNHPVRRYYTPDEFDRLGEAARALGFHHVESGPLVRSSYMAHRAVESGSAG